One window of Canis lupus baileyi chromosome 21, mCanLup2.hap1, whole genome shotgun sequence genomic DNA carries:
- the POLR2G gene encoding DNA-directed RNA polymerase II subunit RPB7 isoform X1 — protein MFYHISLEHEILLHPRYFGPNLLNTVKQKLFTEVEGTCTGKYGFVIAVTTIDNIGAGVIQPGRGFVLYPVKYKAIVFRPFKGEVVDAVVTQVNKVGLFTEIGPMSCFISRHSIPSEMEFDPNSNPPCYKTMDEDIVIQQDDEIRLKIVGTRVDKNDIFAIGSLMDDYLGLVS, from the exons ATGTTCTATCAC ATCTCCCTGGAGCACGAGATCCTGCTGCACCCGCGCTATTTCGGCCCCAACCTGCTCAACACGGTCAAGCAGAAGCTCTTCACCGAGGTGGAGGGGACCTGCACCGGCAA GTATGGCTTTGTAATTGCTGTCACCACCATTGACAATATTGGTGCTGGTGTGATCCAGCCAGGCCGAGGGTTTGTCCTTTATCCAGTTAAGTACAAGGCCATTGTTTTCCGGCCCTTTAAAGGGGAGGTCGTGGATGCTGTTGTCACTCAAGTCAACAAG GTTGGACTTTTCACAGAAATTGGACCAATGTCCTGCTTCATTTCTCGACAT TCCATCCCATCAGAGATGGAGTTTGACCCCAACTCCAACCCACCATGTTATAAGACAATGGATGAG GACATTGTGATTCAGCAGGATGATGAGATCCGCTTGAAGATTGTGGGGACCCGTGTGGACAAGAATGACATT TTTGCTATTGGCTCTCTGATGGACGATTACTTGG GGCTTGTGAGCTGA
- the POLR2G gene encoding DNA-directed RNA polymerase II subunit RPB7 isoform X2: MFYHISLEHEILLHPRYFGPNLLNTVKQKLFTEVEGTCTGKYGFVIAVTTIDNIGAGVIQPGRGFVLYPVKYKAIVFRPFKGEVVDAVVTQVNKVGLFTEIGPMSCFISRHSIPSEMEFDPNSNPPCYKTMDEDIVIQQDDEIRLKIVGTRVDKNDIGL; this comes from the exons ATGTTCTATCAC ATCTCCCTGGAGCACGAGATCCTGCTGCACCCGCGCTATTTCGGCCCCAACCTGCTCAACACGGTCAAGCAGAAGCTCTTCACCGAGGTGGAGGGGACCTGCACCGGCAA GTATGGCTTTGTAATTGCTGTCACCACCATTGACAATATTGGTGCTGGTGTGATCCAGCCAGGCCGAGGGTTTGTCCTTTATCCAGTTAAGTACAAGGCCATTGTTTTCCGGCCCTTTAAAGGGGAGGTCGTGGATGCTGTTGTCACTCAAGTCAACAAG GTTGGACTTTTCACAGAAATTGGACCAATGTCCTGCTTCATTTCTCGACAT TCCATCCCATCAGAGATGGAGTTTGACCCCAACTCCAACCCACCATGTTATAAGACAATGGATGAG GACATTGTGATTCAGCAGGATGATGAGATCCGCTTGAAGATTGTGGGGACCCGTGTGGACAAGAATGACATT GGCTTGTGA